A region of the Roseiflexus sp. RS-1 genome:
AGGAGGTAGCCGATGCCGATTGCCCGCGTAACCGATTGCATAATCTACCTCTTACGAAGGAAGCCGCATCCTGGTTGCAGTCTAACCGATCTTGATTAAGTTGGTGTTATCGACTCGTTGACGATTTGGTTGCAGCACTGAATCTACGTGTCAATGCTCGTTGGGTTGCGGGATTAGGGACGTGAGAACCGAGAACCAAGAACCAGGAACCAAGAACCAGGAACCAGGAACCAAGAACCAGGAACCAGGAACCGAGAACCGGGAACCGAGAACCAAGAATCCCATTGTTCAACGCGCAACGTGTAACGCGCAACGTGTAACGCGCAACGTGTAACGCGCAACGTGTAACGCGCAACGTGTAACGCGCAACGTGTAACGCGCAACGTGTAACGCGCAACGTGTAACGCGCAACGTGTAACGCGCAACGCGTAACGCGCAACGTGTAACGTTCAACGTGTAACGCACAACGTGTAACGCACAACGTGTAACGCGCAACGTGTAACGTTCAACGTGTAACGTTCAACCTTCCCACCTTCAACAATGCCTACACCCGTTCCGCCACCACCACCACCGCCCGGCGCCCCAGGATGATCACCGGGTAGGTTTCGCGCCGCACGAGGCGGTTGTTCCGGCGCAGCGCGTCGCCTAACGTGCGCACATCACCGCTCAGCGCAACAAAGCGGGCGCCGGGGCGCAGCACCCGTACCGCTTCGCGCAGAAATGCCGGGTAGAGGTCGCGGTTCTCTTCGACCGATCCCACCTGCGCGCCAAACGGCAGATTGACCGCCAGCGCCGTCACCGATCCGGCGTCGAGCGGCAACTGCCGCGCATCCCATTCGTGAATGGAGATCGGTTGATAGCGCGACCCGATGTTTGCCCGCGCCGTGGCGACTGCGTCAGGATCGCTGTCGCCGCCGATCAAGGCGCGATAGCGCCCCAGGTGCGCCCGCTCGATCAGAATCGTGCCCGCACCGCACATCGGGTCGAGAAACACATCATCGTCACGCGGCGACGTGAGCCATGCCAGCGCAGCCGCAGCCGCCGGGCGCAGGGACGCGGGGAGATGTTCCACTTTGTAGGTGCGGTGGCGCATCCGCTCATCGCTCAGGCGCACCATCAGCAGCGCTTCGCCGGGCCATTGCGTCAGCCAGATTTCAATCCCGCCGTCGGCGCTGAGCCGCCAGCGATGATCCGGGCGCGCTGCGATCCCGCGTTCAACGGCGATCTGCGCATCGACGCGACGGTAGGGCGCGCGCCCGACCTGCCGCGCAACCACGCGGTAGTGGATCCGTCCTTCGCCGCCGCGCCGCGGATCGACCAGACGCACCAGGCGGATGGCGCGCTCGATGCCGGGCGCCGTCGTCGCCAGATGCTCAAGCTGGCGCAACGCTGCGAATCCCGGCGCCAGATCGCGCGTCTCCGCTGCTGCCACAAAGATGTCCTCAACTGTCCGCAGCGTCAGCGGATCACGCGGATCACCGGTGTATGCGAACCGTACCATGCCGTTCTTATCGGCGACCGGGCGCACATCGAGGATGTGAGCGCCATCGAGACGTTGTGCAATCTCGGTCGCAGCAATTGCCTCGAAGCCGGGTTGCGTTTGGGCGATGTAGATGTGACGGGTGGAGGGCATAGCTGCGCCTTTCGCCATCGGGTCGGCGTTGATTGATGCAGCAGAGTATATCACGGACCCTGCGCCGCCGCGCCCACCCTGCGCCGCCGCCCTGCCGCACCCACCCCAAACCCTGCGCAGGGCGCAGCGTCGCCGCACCCCTCCTGCGGTTCATTGCACCGATCCCACGAGATAATGAGACAATAGTACTATTTTGTATCTCCCAATATTCCTATTTTTGCATGGTACTAAAGTCCTATTGCCTTCGTTAAACGTGCACACTATCGTGGTTAATAGCGACTCGTATCTTCTAGTGCGATGCACACGTCCATGTTGACGGTTCACTCTGATCCAATGCGTTTGGGGCATCTCTTCCTGCGCTTTGCCATCCGCTCCTTATTTCCCGCTCCCGGCAGCGGGCATCCACAGGGGAGACACAGTCGCCCTGCATTCGCGCTTCAGACACAGGAGGTCCAGACCAATGGCGCTCATCCGCATCGCACGTATGCTCGCAGCGCTGCTGCTGGTCGCCGTCGCTGCACCAGCAGCGGGCGCAGTCGTCCACTCCGCTCCGGTAGCGGGTCCGCCCGCGCCGGTTGTCGCCGTAGCGCCGCCGGTCGCAGTGCACACGACAGGCGCCGTATCCGCACCCGTTGCGGCGACCGACAATGATGAGGACAACAACCCACAGACTATTCCGGCGGAAGACCTGCTCGCCCCGGACGGGACGCTACATCTGGATGGGACGTTCAACGGCGCGGTGGACATCAATGGCTGGAATGTGACCCTCGACCCGGACAACGGCCCGATCTTTAGCCCGCAGGCGCTCACATACACCTGGGAGAATCTGGGCACGGGGGTAGAAGGAGTGCTCAACGGGTCAGTCAACGCCATCGCCATCAGCGGCACGGACGTGTTCGTCGGCGGCAGCTTCACCAACGCTGGCGGCGTGACCGGCGCGAGCTACCTCGCCCGCTGGGACGGCGTGCAGTGGCATGCCGTCGGTGGGGCGAATGCGATTAGCGGCGGTTTCTCCACCATCGTCACCGCTATCGCCATCAGCGGCACGGATGTATATGTCGGCGGCGACTTCACCAACGCTGGCGGCGTGACCGGCGCGAACTACATTGCCCGCTGGGACGGCGCGCAGTGGCACGCCGTCGGCGGGGCAAACGCAATCAGCGCACCTGTCAACGCCATCGCCATCAGCGGCACGGACGTGTACGTCGGCGGTGACTTCACCGACGCTGGCGGCAACTCTAATGCTGACCGAATCGCCCGCTGGGACGGCACGAACTGGAACGCGCTCGGCACTGGGATCAGTGGCTTTGGCGTCGTCACCACCATCGCCCTCAGCGGCACGGAGGTGTACGTCGGCGGCAACTTCACCGACGCTGGCGGCGTCAGCGGCGCGAACTACATTGCCCGCTGGGACGTCGCGAATAACACCTGGAACCAGGTCGGCGGAATGAGTGCGATCAATAACTTTGTCAATGCCATCGCTATCAGCGGCACGAACGTGTATGTGGGCGGCAACTTTACTGGCGCAGGCGGCGTGACCGGCGCGGACTACATTGCCCGCTGGGACGGCACAACCTGGAGCGGGTTGCTCAGCGGCACCTTCGGCATCAACAGCCAGGTTAACACCATCGCCCTCAGCGGCACGGACGTTTACGTCGGCGGCCGGTTCACCAACGCTGGCGGTGTGCCCGGTGCGAACGCCATTGCCCGCTGGGACGGCGCGCAATGGCACACCGTCGGCGGGGCGAATGCGATTCCCGGCTCTTCCTCCGCCGTCTACGCTATCGCCATCACCGGCACGGATGTCTACGTCGGCGGCTTCTTCACCAACGCGGGCGGGAACAACGCAAACGACTTCCTTACCCGCTGGACCGGTTCGTCATTCGTTCCGCCTGGCAGCAAAACCGCCAGACCGCTCAATGGGACTGTCTACACCGTTGCCGTCAGCGGCACGGACGTGTATGTCGGCGGTCGGTTCACCAACGCTGGCAATGTGCCCGGCGCAAACTACATTGCCCGCTGGGACGGCGCACAGTGGCACGCCGTCGGCGGGGCGAATG
Encoded here:
- a CDS encoding methyltransferase domain-containing protein gives rise to the protein MPSTRHIYIAQTQPGFEAIAATEIAQRLDGAHILDVRPVADKNGMVRFAYTGDPRDPLTLRTVEDIFVAAAETRDLAPGFAALRQLEHLATTAPGIERAIRLVRLVDPRRGGEGRIHYRVVARQVGRAPYRRVDAQIAVERGIAARPDHRWRLSADGGIEIWLTQWPGEALLMVRLSDERMRHRTYKVEHLPASLRPAAAAALAWLTSPRDDDVFLDPMCGAGTILIERAHLGRYRALIGGDSDPDAVATARANIGSRYQPISIHEWDARQLPLDAGSVTALAVNLPFGAQVGSVEENRDLYPAFLREAVRVLRPGARFVALSGDVRTLGDALRRNNRLVRRETYPVIILGRRAVVVVAERV
- a CDS encoding beta strand repeat-containing protein — protein: MALIRIARMLAALLLVAVAAPAAGAVVHSAPVAGPPAPVVAVAPPVAVHTTGAVSAPVAATDNDEDNNPQTIPAEDLLAPDGTLHLDGTFNGAVDINGWNVTLDPDNGPIFSPQALTYTWENLGTGVEGVLNGSVNAIAISGTDVFVGGSFTNAGGVTGASYLARWDGVQWHAVGGANAISGGFSTIVTAIAISGTDVYVGGDFTNAGGVTGANYIARWDGAQWHAVGGANAISAPVNAIAISGTDVYVGGDFTDAGGNSNADRIARWDGTNWNALGTGISGFGVVTTIALSGTEVYVGGNFTDAGGVSGANYIARWDVANNTWNQVGGMSAINNFVNAIAISGTNVYVGGNFTGAGGVTGADYIARWDGTTWSGLLSGTFGINSQVNTIALSGTDVYVGGRFTNAGGVPGANAIARWDGAQWHTVGGANAIPGSSSAVYAIAITGTDVYVGGFFTNAGGNNANDFLTRWTGSSFVPPGSKTARPLNGTVYTVAVSGTDVYVGGRFTNAGNVPGANYIARWDGAQWHAVGGANAINGEVYTIAISGTNVYVGGSFISAGDIPGSSFVARWDGMQWSGLLSGTVGLNRPVYTIAISGTDVYVGGDFTADATLGASGVNYIARWNGTSWSGLLSGTVGLNGSVYTIAISGTDVYAGGRFANAGGVRGANYIARWNSANNTWNRIGGANAISGDFYTAVRAIVLSGSDVYVGGNFTDAGGVRGANNIARWDGTNWNAVGGASAINDNVYAVAISGENVYVGGDFTKAGGNSAADYLARWDGVQWTALVSGTAGVFGPVYALAVPSSDDVYAGGNFLNTGNNPFADYIARYALATKRVYLPLIVR